One region of Triticum aestivum cultivar Chinese Spring chromosome 6B, IWGSC CS RefSeq v2.1, whole genome shotgun sequence genomic DNA includes:
- the LOC123133349 gene encoding uncharacterized protein isoform X2, which translates to MDARGPPLRPSLWRLCRRRRLRRLPCPLQELRADPRNMETAAALPTSRIARSGPSPTCLAVLRPFRRLPGARSSGERSHKTLTSLPQIPPWWSSPLRLYLSIAGSTLVSSRDPPWRLPPLPSRSVRRRIDEGAAEIRRPFRDASAGRKAKGLAKQQEDLRLGSPAASAPASSPPCRPRPPLVTFMSAALSYACRDAKGFFAKTKRYIRNTLKIGLRVYFKETEGLFRKNADDVRAEALRALLVGKDVCV; encoded by the exons ATGGACGCCCGGGGTCCTCCGCTCCGACCCTCGCTGTGGCGGCTCTGCCGACGTCGTCGCCTAA GAAGACTACCATGCCCGCTGCAGGAGCTTCGAGCCGACCCCCGCAACATGGAGACCGCCGCCGCCCTTCCGACATCGAGAATCGCCAGATCCGGCCCGTCTCCGACCTGCCTCGCCGTCCTTCGCCCGTTCCGACGTCTCCCCGGCGCTAGGAGCTCAGGCGAGCGCAGCCACAAGACCCTGACTTCTCTGCCCCAGATCCCGCCATGGTGGTCGTCGCCTCTCCGTCTCTATCTGTCCATCGCCGGATCCACGCTGGTGTCCTCCAGGGACCCGCCATGGAGGTTGCCGCCTCTCCCGTCTCGATCCGTCCGCCGCCGGATCGACGAGGGAGCAGCCGAGATCCGCCGCCCATTCCGCGACGCCTCGGCCGGCAGGAAGGCCAAAGGCCTCGCCAAGCAGCAGGAGGACTTGCGGCTAGGCTCGCCTGCCGCAAGCGCGCCCGCGAGCTCACCCCCGTGCCGGCCAAGGCCACCTTTGGTGACTTTCATGTCCGCCGCGCTCTCGTACGCCTGCCGCGACGCCAA gggcttttttgcaaaaacgAAACGTTATATCAGGAACACACTGAAAATAGGACTGCGGGTTTATTTCAAAGAAACAGAGGGGCTTTTTCGCAAAAACGCCGACGACGTACGGGcagaagcactccgtgctttattagtagggaaagatgtTTGTGTTTGA
- the LOC123133349 gene encoding uncharacterized protein isoform X1 yields MDARGPPLRPSLWRLCRRRRLRRLPCPLQELRADPRNMETAAALPTSRIARSGPSPTCLAVLRPFRRLPGARSSGERSHKTLTSLPQIPPWWSSPLRLYLSIAGSTLVSSRDPPWRLPPLPSRSVRRRIDEGAAEIRRPFRDASAGRKAKGLAKQQEDLRLGSPAASAPASSPPCRPRPPLVTFMSAALSYACRDAKSAALSYAWRDARGFFAKTKRYIRNTLKIGLRVYFKETEGLFRKNADDVRAEALRALLVGKDVCV; encoded by the exons ATGGACGCCCGGGGTCCTCCGCTCCGACCCTCGCTGTGGCGGCTCTGCCGACGTCGTCGCCTAA GAAGACTACCATGCCCGCTGCAGGAGCTTCGAGCCGACCCCCGCAACATGGAGACCGCCGCCGCCCTTCCGACATCGAGAATCGCCAGATCCGGCCCGTCTCCGACCTGCCTCGCCGTCCTTCGCCCGTTCCGACGTCTCCCCGGCGCTAGGAGCTCAGGCGAGCGCAGCCACAAGACCCTGACTTCTCTGCCCCAGATCCCGCCATGGTGGTCGTCGCCTCTCCGTCTCTATCTGTCCATCGCCGGATCCACGCTGGTGTCCTCCAGGGACCCGCCATGGAGGTTGCCGCCTCTCCCGTCTCGATCCGTCCGCCGCCGGATCGACGAGGGAGCAGCCGAGATCCGCCGCCCATTCCGCGACGCCTCGGCCGGCAGGAAGGCCAAAGGCCTCGCCAAGCAGCAGGAGGACTTGCGGCTAGGCTCGCCTGCCGCAAGCGCGCCCGCGAGCTCACCCCCGTGCCGGCCAAGGCCACCTTTGGTGACTTTCATGTCCGCCGCGCTCTCGTACGCCTGCCGCGACGCCAAGTCCGCCGCGCTCTCGTACGCCTGGCGCGACGccaggggcttttttgcaaaaacgAAACGTTATATCAGGAACACACTGAAAATAGGACTGCGGGTTTATTTCAAAGAAACAGAGGGGCTTTTTCGCAAAAACGCCGACGACGTACGGGcagaagcactccgtgctttattagtagggaaagatgtTTGTGTTTGA
- the LOC123133349 gene encoding uncharacterized protein isoform X3 has product METAAALPTSRIARSGPSPTCLAVLRPFRRLPGARSSGERSHKTLTSLPQIPPWWSSPLRLYLSIAGSTLVSSRDPPWRLPPLPSRSVRRRIDEGAAEIRRPFRDASAGRKAKGLAKQQEDLRLGSPAASAPASSPPCRPRPPLVTFMSAALSYACRDAKSAALSYAWRDARGFFAKTKRYIRNTLKIGLRVYFKETEGLFRKNADDVRAEALRALLVGKDVCV; this is encoded by the coding sequence ATGGAGACCGCCGCCGCCCTTCCGACATCGAGAATCGCCAGATCCGGCCCGTCTCCGACCTGCCTCGCCGTCCTTCGCCCGTTCCGACGTCTCCCCGGCGCTAGGAGCTCAGGCGAGCGCAGCCACAAGACCCTGACTTCTCTGCCCCAGATCCCGCCATGGTGGTCGTCGCCTCTCCGTCTCTATCTGTCCATCGCCGGATCCACGCTGGTGTCCTCCAGGGACCCGCCATGGAGGTTGCCGCCTCTCCCGTCTCGATCCGTCCGCCGCCGGATCGACGAGGGAGCAGCCGAGATCCGCCGCCCATTCCGCGACGCCTCGGCCGGCAGGAAGGCCAAAGGCCTCGCCAAGCAGCAGGAGGACTTGCGGCTAGGCTCGCCTGCCGCAAGCGCGCCCGCGAGCTCACCCCCGTGCCGGCCAAGGCCACCTTTGGTGACTTTCATGTCCGCCGCGCTCTCGTACGCCTGCCGCGACGCCAAGTCCGCCGCGCTCTCGTACGCCTGGCGCGACGccaggggcttttttgcaaaaacgAAACGTTATATCAGGAACACACTGAAAATAGGACTGCGGGTTTATTTCAAAGAAACAGAGGGGCTTTTTCGCAAAAACGCCGACGACGTACGGGcagaagcactccgtgctttattagtagggaaagatgtTTGTGTTTGA